Proteins from a genomic interval of Quercus lobata isolate SW786 chromosome 11, ValleyOak3.0 Primary Assembly, whole genome shotgun sequence:
- the LOC115967238 gene encoding E3 ubiquitin-protein ligase MBR2-like isoform X2, which yields MQGQRITFDSFSEVVDIGQGSVSNTSGMSQQTSLNNTLHPVESPLSNYMVSSAETTSLNVSTQDVPSFSGWNTGEPSSRMNPQNQANDDGTKTEHGWSSSFNIHSGSGPRLNEGRFEGTNFLFPGRVNIGISGNRVRSGPMFMQGSSSTHIPQNVNLNATYVANSGNSGQDMGSGIGPNLNRSSGLEIDQRSTASSSFDNVGTSSGCPSYMVEENNGGSSSSLGTWGLSCKRKSLEGTSGQSYTGGSSSSFPQGENVGWHTGTTHYNPSDSLYMPSQNSPVVSPPEQQNLSIGIGVRGATTDGFPLGVTGDADSFLNYSRRLVARHQQEAVPHNLSSTGSIRRSNFSSHQSPRPVPFSDFPDLRPTAAVSTTSSGPQSQSHAMHMPGLSGNMHSFQWNGVSNSRVGSLSSSVNSGERGPALREESNLRSIPRHSAEHPMFVPATDVRNSVNDPTSWSLATGNLGNSGGAPSTARIGPSSSMHTLPNPTWIPRHPPPSQNQQRLSEFPWSLFPSMDSESGGPSGHFTSLPPGPSTSSQDTLMSSGPNSQGRHQQYPRSAFFLERPGDDVLGSPHSLRALAVDIEGRRRLVTEIRQVLSAMRRGENIRAEHSCNCEKVQTFT from the coding sequence ATGCAAGGGCAAAGGATTACCTTTGATTCCTTCTCTGAAGTTGTGGATATTGGGCAGGGTTCTGTCTCTAATACCTCAGGTATGAGTCAGCAGACTTCTTTGAATAACACGCTACATCCTGTAGAAAGTCCGCTGTCAAATTATATGGTATCTTCTGCCGAGACTACGAGTCTGAATGTTAGTACACAGGATGTTCCAAGCTTTAGTGGCTGGAACACAGGTGAACCTAGCTCTAGAATGAATCCACAAAACCAAGCGAATGATGATGGGACAAAAACTGAGCACGGTTGGTCTTCTTCATTCAATATTCATTCTGGGTCTGGTCCAAGATTGAATGAAGGGCGATTTGAAGGAACCAATTTCCTCTTTCCCGGGAGAGTTAATATTGGCATAAGTGGCAATAGGGTTAGAAGTGGCCCTATGTTCATGCAAGGCTCCAGCTCTACACATATCCCTCAGAACGTGAATTTAAATGCAACATATGTGGCTAACAGTGGGAATAGTGGCCAGGATATGGGATCTGGTATAGGCCCGAATCTTAACAGGTCAAGTGGACTAGAAATAGATCAGAGATCTACTGCTAGTAGTTCATTTGATAATGTTGGGACTTCATCAGGATGCCCCAGTTATATGGTGGAGGAAAATAATGGTGGCTCAAGTTCTTCTTTGGGGACTTGGGGTTTATCCTGCAAGAGAAAGTCCCTTGAAGGTACTTCTGGGCAGTCTTATACTGGTGGAAGTTCTAGCTCCTTTCCGCAGGGTGAGAATGTTGGATGGCATACTGGCACTACTCATTATAATCCTTCTGACAGTTTATATATGCCCTCACAGAATTCTCCTGTTGTTAGTCCTCCAGAACAGCAGAACCTAAGCATTGGGATTGGTGTAAGAGGAGCGACTACTGATGGATTTCCTTTAGGCGTTACAGGGGATGCAGATAGCTTCTTGAATTACAGTAGGAGGTTAGTTGCTAGACATCAACAGGAAGCTGTACCACATAATTTATCTTCGACAGGGAGTATCAGGCGATCTAATTTTTCCTCTCATCAATCACCTAGACCTGTTCCATTTAGTGATTTTCCGGATTTGAGACCCACAGCAGCAGTATCAACAACTTCAAGTGGTCCCCAAAGCCAGTCTCATGCAATGCATATGCCTGGGTTGTCAGGAAACATGCATTCTTTCCAGTGGAATGGGGTTTCCAATTCAAGAGTGGGCAGCTTGTCAAGTTCTGTTAACTCTGGAGAACGAGGGCCTGCATTAAGAGAAGAATCAAACTTAAGAAGCATCCCAAGACACAGTGCAGAGCACCCTATGTTTGTACCTGCAACGGATGTGAGAAATTCTGTAAATGATCCAACAAGTTGGAGTTTGGCTACTGGAAACTTGGGCAATTCTGGAGGAGCTCCTTCCACCGCTAGGATTGGTCCCAGTTCAAGCATGCATACATTGCCCAATCCTACCTGGATTCCTCGCCACCCTCCCCCATCACAAAATCAGCAAAGACTGTCGGAATTTCCGTGGTCTTTGTTTCCATCCATGGACTCAGAATCTGGAGGTCCCAGTGGTCATTTTACCTCATTACCTCCAGGCCCGTCTACTTCTTCACAAGATACACTGATGTCATCTGGACCTAATAGCCAGGGCCGTCACCAACAATATCCAAGATCAGCATTCTTCTTGGAGAGACCAGGTGATGATGTTCTTGGTAGTCCTCATTCTTTGCGGGCTTTAGCTGTTGACATTGAAGGGAGACGCCGACTGGTAACTGAG